A region from the Rhodopseudomonas julia genome encodes:
- a CDS encoding cell division protein FtsX, whose translation MSSEPGRQKRRLKRPRLARRRAPQAAAPLDDLDAGLRRPGVSVSSGPIEEPREENPIVPPRSVAGRALLVLVAIMSFLSCLSVASVSVVSDRARGWQRQIAAEVTIQVSVTGGHDVAQSMARAEEIAEATPGVLSAEPVSESDSKALLEPWLGSDFDPVELPVPRLIAVRLDGNVDLSSLARQLRDEVPGASLDDHGVWLKRLAHMAQAITFAGLGIVALVMTATALCVVFATRGAMAGNKDVIEVLHFVGAEDSYVAGEFQRHFLVLGLKGAGLGGIAAIALFALLSLIGGVEGPTPEEAQLRSLLGGLTIGPPAYIGSVITVVAIAVIIAATARSTVRRTLSQIG comes from the coding sequence ATGTCGTCTGAGCCCGGCCGGCAGAAGCGCCGCTTGAAGCGGCCAAGGCTCGCGCGCCGACGCGCGCCGCAGGCGGCCGCGCCGCTCGATGATCTCGATGCGGGCCTGCGCCGCCCCGGCGTTTCGGTGAGCTCCGGGCCGATCGAAGAACCGCGCGAAGAAAACCCGATCGTGCCGCCGCGCTCCGTCGCCGGGCGCGCGCTTCTCGTGCTCGTGGCGATCATGAGCTTTCTGTCGTGCCTTTCGGTCGCCTCCGTCTCCGTCGTTTCCGATCGGGCGCGCGGCTGGCAACGCCAGATCGCGGCCGAAGTCACCATCCAGGTGAGCGTCACGGGCGGTCACGACGTGGCGCAATCGATGGCGCGCGCCGAAGAGATCGCCGAAGCGACGCCGGGCGTCCTCTCGGCCGAGCCGGTCAGCGAAAGCGATTCGAAGGCGCTTCTGGAGCCGTGGCTCGGCAGCGATTTCGATCCGGTCGAATTGCCGGTGCCGCGGCTCATCGCGGTGCGGCTCGACGGCAATGTCGATCTTTCGAGCCTGGCGCGGCAATTGCGCGACGAAGTGCCGGGGGCGAGCCTCGACGATCACGGCGTCTGGCTCAAACGATTGGCGCACATGGCGCAGGCGATCACCTTCGCCGGGCTCGGCATCGTCGCGCTGGTGATGACGGCAACGGCGCTTTGCGTGGTCTTCGCCACGCGCGGCGCCATGGCCGGCAACAAAGATGTGATCGAGGTTCTGCATTTCGTCGGCGCCGAGGATTCCTATGTGGCAGGTGAGTTCCAGCGGCATTTCCTGGTGCTCGGACTGAAAGGGGCCGGTCTCGGCGGCATCGCCGCCATCGCGCTCTTTGCGCTTTTGTCGCTCATCGGGGGCGTCGAAGGACCGACGCCGGAAGAGGCGCAGCTCAGAAGCCTCCTCGGCGGGCTCACGATCGGGCCGCCGGCCTATATCGGCTCCGTGATCACGGTGGTGGCGATCGCGGTGATCATCGCCGCCACGGCACGCTCGACCGTGCGGCGAACGCTGTCACAAATCGGATAG
- a CDS encoding YdcF family protein: protein MSRETLAEKIEAKSARPRRSIGRRLIRVVVFAVFLIGLFFVGGFLIFAQQVASARPPAAPQADAIVALTGGSARVEGGVELLRAGAGQRLLISGVYADNSKQSIANAVAAESSDLFRCCVDLGKAARDTRGNAEETRDWVRHHGYRSLIVVTSAYHMPRSIAELRREIPDVRLIPYPVRRPGLDLGDWAQRKEIFVILFREYLKYIVVKLR, encoded by the coding sequence ATGTCCCGCGAGACGCTGGCTGAGAAGATCGAGGCGAAATCTGCCCGCCCGCGCCGCTCGATCGGGCGGCGGCTGATACGCGTCGTGGTCTTTGCCGTCTTTCTCATCGGCCTGTTCTTCGTCGGCGGGTTCCTCATCTTCGCGCAGCAGGTGGCTTCTGCCCGCCCGCCGGCCGCGCCCCAGGCCGACGCGATCGTGGCGCTCACCGGCGGTTCGGCGCGCGTGGAGGGGGGCGTCGAGCTTCTGCGTGCGGGAGCGGGCCAGCGGCTTTTGATCTCAGGCGTCTATGCGGACAACAGCAAGCAATCGATCGCCAATGCGGTGGCGGCGGAAAGCTCCGATCTCTTTCGCTGCTGCGTCGATCTCGGCAAAGCCGCCCGTGACACGCGCGGCAATGCGGAGGAGACGCGCGACTGGGTGCGCCATCACGGCTACCGCTCGCTGATCGTCGTCACCAGCGCCTATCACATGCCGCGCTCGATTGCGGAATTGCGGCGCGAGATCCCCGATGTGCGGCTCATTCCCTATCCGGTGCGCCGGCCGGGCCTCGATCTCGGCGACTGGGCGCAGCGCAAGGAGATCTTCGTCATCCTGTTCCGCGAATATCTCAAATACATCGTCGTGAAACTGCGCTGA
- a CDS encoding SLAC1 anion channel family protein, with protein sequence MSDISLPEHTRLGQFPISFFAIVMGLSGLTLTLRACEHALALDGRVSSWALYGTVAVFAVIALQYALKLSFHPRDVVEEWAHPVRIAFFPTISISLLLMATAAAPVWPEVARPVWIAGAAAQAVLSLSVIANWIGHRPFEHVHLNPAWFIPAVGNIIVPLAGVEFGFVEVSWLFFSAGLIFWLVLLTLVVNRLIFHDPLPGRLVPTLVILIAPPAVAFIAYLRLEGEVDGFARILINVGYVFALVVLTQVPKLARLPFALSWWALSFPVAALAVASLLFAETAGSVFHLWIGFLLAGLLCLIVAVLALRTALAIQGKEICRPE encoded by the coding sequence ATGAGCGATATCTCTTTGCCTGAGCATACGAGGCTCGGCCAGTTTCCGATCAGCTTCTTTGCCATCGTGATGGGGCTTTCAGGCCTCACATTAACCTTGCGCGCCTGCGAGCATGCGCTTGCCCTCGACGGGCGGGTTTCCTCATGGGCGCTCTATGGAACGGTCGCGGTCTTCGCCGTGATCGCGCTGCAATACGCGCTGAAACTCAGCTTTCATCCGCGCGACGTGGTGGAGGAATGGGCGCATCCGGTGCGCATCGCCTTCTTCCCGACGATCTCGATCTCGCTGCTGTTGATGGCGACGGCCGCCGCCCCGGTCTGGCCGGAGGTTGCAAGGCCGGTGTGGATCGCGGGGGCTGCGGCACAGGCCGTCCTGTCGCTCAGCGTCATCGCCAATTGGATCGGCCACCGCCCTTTCGAACATGTGCATCTCAATCCGGCCTGGTTCATTCCGGCCGTCGGCAACATCATCGTGCCCCTGGCGGGTGTGGAATTCGGCTTCGTGGAGGTGAGCTGGCTGTTCTTTTCCGCCGGGCTGATCTTCTGGCTGGTGCTTCTGACCCTGGTCGTCAACCGGCTGATCTTCCACGACCCGCTGCCCGGAAGGCTGGTGCCGACGCTCGTCATCCTGATCGCGCCGCCGGCGGTCGCCTTCATCGCCTATCTTCGGCTCGAGGGTGAGGTCGACGGCTTCGCGCGCATTCTGATCAATGTGGGCTATGTCTTCGCGCTCGTCGTTCTGACGCAGGTGCCAAAGCTTGCCAGGCTCCCGTTCGCGCTCTCCTGGTGGGCGCTGTCGTTTCCGGTTGCGGCCCTAGCCGTCGCCTCGCTTCTTTTTGCAGAGACGGCCGGGTCGGTTTTTCATCTGTGGATCGGATTTCTGCTCGCGGGTCTTCTCTGCCTAATCGTGGCCGTGCTTGCGTTGCGGACGGCCTTGGCGATCCAGGGAAAGGAAATCTGCCGGCCGGAATAG
- a CDS encoding lysophospholipid acyltransferase family protein, translating into MYARSILFNVVFYVNFAVQAIVFSPMLLFPQRYGVWVTKFWTASSLFWHRLICGVKEDVRGLENIPKGGCIVAAKHQSTWETMRLVYMLDKPAYILKRELMWIPLLGWYMKKYGHIPVDRGSRSKALLSITEHAKDRVAKGFQVIIFPEGTRRPPLAPPNYRYGVVHLYKELKVPVVPVALNAGLYWPRRSIAHIPGTVRVEVLPPIEPGLDSATFAAKLQQCIEDKTNELMQEARERDPATRRIVVEEHVAEVT; encoded by the coding sequence ATGTACGCGCGCTCCATCCTATTCAACGTTGTTTTCTATGTGAATTTCGCCGTCCAGGCGATCGTGTTCTCGCCGATGCTGCTGTTTCCGCAGCGCTACGGCGTCTGGGTGACGAAGTTCTGGACCGCCTCCTCGCTCTTCTGGCACCGGCTCATCTGCGGCGTGAAGGAAGACGTGCGCGGGCTGGAGAACATTCCGAAGGGCGGCTGCATCGTCGCGGCCAAGCATCAATCGACCTGGGAGACGATGCGGCTCGTCTATATGCTGGACAAGCCCGCCTATATTCTGAAGCGCGAGCTCATGTGGATCCCGCTTCTCGGCTGGTACATGAAGAAGTACGGCCATATTCCCGTCGACCGGGGCAGCCGCTCCAAGGCGCTTTTATCGATCACCGAACACGCCAAAGATCGGGTCGCCAAAGGTTTTCAGGTCATCATCTTTCCAGAAGGGACGAGGCGACCGCCCCTTGCGCCGCCGAACTACCGTTACGGCGTCGTGCATCTTTACAAGGAACTCAAGGTTCCCGTGGTGCCGGTGGCACTGAATGCCGGCCTTTACTGGCCCAGGCGGTCCATCGCGCATATCCCCGGTACAGTTCGGGTCGAAGTTCTGCCGCCGATCGAGCCTGGCCTTGATTCTGCCACCTTCGCCGCAAAACTTCAGCAATGTATTGAAGATAAAACCAACGAGTTGATGCAAGAAGCTCGCGAACGCGATCCCGCGACGCGGCGCATCGTTGTCGAAGAGCATGTCGCAGAGGTGACTTGA
- a CDS encoding gamma-glutamylcyclotransferase: MTQVPSHEDFWVFGYGSLMWNPGFPHIEVKPARLIGAHRSLCVYSYVHRGTEERPGLVLGLDRGGSCRGLAFKVQATDREAVVEYLRAREQVTRVYKEAVRPVVFAEGRGHALVYLVDRTHQQYAGVLDAPHQLEIVRHAHGQSGPNTDYVVSTAQHLRDMGVVDRHLFWLAGELEHHRPAVTGESGGNQAATQ; this comes from the coding sequence ATGACGCAAGTTCCTTCACACGAAGATTTCTGGGTTTTCGGCTACGGGTCCCTCATGTGGAACCCGGGCTTTCCGCATATCGAGGTCAAACCGGCGCGTCTCATCGGCGCCCACCGCTCGCTCTGCGTCTATTCCTACGTGCACCGCGGCACCGAAGAACGGCCGGGCCTGGTGCTCGGTCTCGATCGCGGCGGCAGTTGCCGGGGCCTCGCCTTCAAGGTGCAGGCAACGGACCGCGAAGCCGTTGTCGAATATCTTCGCGCCCGCGAACAGGTCACGCGGGTCTACAAGGAAGCCGTCCGGCCGGTCGTCTTCGCGGAGGGGCGCGGCCATGCCCTCGTCTACCTCGTCGATCGCACGCACCAGCAATATGCCGGCGTTCTCGATGCCCCCCACCAGCTTGAGATCGTCCGTCACGCGCACGGGCAATCCGGGCCGAACACCGACTACGTCGTCAGCACGGCGCAGCATCTGCGCGACATGGGCGTCGTCGACCGCCATCTCTTCTGGCTGGCCGGAGAATTGGAGCATCATCGCCCCGCGGTGACGGGCGAAAGCGGCGGCAATCAGGCGGCGACGCAATAA
- a CDS encoding DUF2125 domain-containing protein, with amino-acid sequence MRRIMTVLAITAVILAGLWSAGWYALATYADRQVDTFLADQARRGVVMSCPGRQIGGFPFRLRLSCSQPVEFTSAGTEAATPALAATVRAERPQQVETELTSPLTIKAPYLAEPLKLEFADATLMTGFGGGGLKRATVDVMGGRTTQGAVTAGLDRGQALVKPTEAQDGTSVQVALRGLSVTKDDLTLPASDLALAADVAAAPEAVLSGLPGLRETGLELRQMSAELKTGGARVLASGPLRIGPDGLVSGQLDVTITGIEALSRTINEMPDGIREPGQLVLAAISGIGVPAEVDGLPARRLTISFDRGAARIAFINLGRVPPLF; translated from the coding sequence ATGCGACGCATCATGACCGTCCTGGCGATCACCGCCGTCATCCTGGCGGGTCTCTGGTCGGCGGGGTGGTACGCGCTTGCGACCTATGCCGATCGGCAGGTCGATACCTTTCTCGCCGATCAGGCGCGGCGCGGCGTCGTCATGTCCTGCCCGGGCCGGCAAATCGGCGGCTTTCCCTTCCGTCTGAGGCTCAGCTGCTCGCAGCCCGTCGAATTCACCTCCGCCGGGACTGAGGCGGCGACGCCGGCACTTGCGGCCACCGTACGGGCGGAACGCCCGCAGCAGGTCGAAACGGAGTTGACGAGCCCGCTCACAATCAAGGCGCCCTATCTCGCCGAGCCTTTGAAACTCGAATTCGCCGATGCCACGCTGATGACCGGGTTCGGAGGAGGCGGGCTCAAGCGCGCCACGGTCGATGTCATGGGCGGGCGCACGACGCAGGGCGCAGTGACGGCCGGCCTCGATCGCGGACAGGCGCTGGTGAAGCCTACGGAGGCGCAGGACGGCACCTCGGTGCAGGTGGCGTTGCGCGGCCTCAGCGTCACCAAAGACGATCTCACCCTGCCCGCGAGCGATCTGGCGCTTGCCGCCGATGTTGCGGCCGCGCCGGAGGCTGTGTTGAGCGGACTTCCGGGCCTGCGCGAGACCGGGCTCGAATTGCGGCAGATGAGTGCGGAGCTCAAGACCGGAGGTGCCCGGGTGTTGGCTTCAGGGCCCTTGCGGATCGGCCCCGACGGGCTCGTTTCCGGTCAGCTCGATGTCACCATCACCGGCATCGAAGCCCTGTCGCGCACGATCAATGAGATGCCGGACGGCATCCGCGAGCCGGGTCAGCTGGTGCTGGCAGCGATTTCCGGCATCGGCGTGCCGGCGGAAGTGGACGGGCTTCCGGCGAGACGCCTCACGATCAGCTTCGACCGTGGCGCGGCGCGCATCGCCTTCATCAACCTCGGGCGCGTGCCGCCGCTCTTTTGA
- a CDS encoding prephenate/arogenate dehydrogenase family protein, translated as MFKRLCLIGIGLIGSSIALRARKEGLVEEIAIQSRRQETVDAAARRGLGDTYTTDPAEAVKGADLVILCVPVGAVGNITEAIAPHLEPGAIVSDVGSVKGAVVTAMQPHLPDHVDFVPAHPIAGTEHSGPDAGFPELFDGRWCVLTPPAGTNPEAVEKLKAFWERLGSHVETMEPSHHDMVLAITSHVPHLIAYNIVGTAADLETVTESEVMKFAAGGFRDFTRIAASDPTMWRDIFLTNREAVLEMLARFNEDLTALQRAIRWGDGDTLFDLFTRTRAIRRGIIEAGQETADPDFGRQKKV; from the coding sequence ATGTTCAAACGTCTTTGTCTCATCGGTATCGGTCTCATCGGCTCGTCGATCGCCCTGCGGGCGCGCAAGGAGGGCCTGGTCGAGGAGATCGCCATCCAGAGCCGGCGCCAGGAAACCGTCGACGCGGCGGCGCGCCGCGGTCTTGGCGACACCTATACGACCGACCCCGCGGAGGCGGTCAAAGGCGCCGATCTCGTCATTTTGTGCGTGCCGGTCGGTGCCGTGGGCAACATCACAGAGGCCATTGCCCCGCATCTTGAGCCGGGTGCGATCGTCTCCGACGTCGGCTCCGTCAAAGGCGCGGTCGTTACCGCGATGCAGCCGCACCTGCCCGACCACGTCGATTTCGTGCCCGCCCATCCGATTGCCGGCACCGAGCATTCCGGACCGGATGCGGGCTTTCCGGAACTCTTCGACGGGCGCTGGTGCGTTCTGACCCCGCCCGCCGGGACCAATCCGGAGGCCGTTGAGAAGCTCAAAGCCTTCTGGGAACGGCTCGGCTCGCATGTCGAGACGATGGAGCCCAGCCATCACGACATGGTCCTCGCCATCACCAGCCATGTGCCGCATCTCATCGCCTACAACATCGTCGGCACCGCCGCCGATCTGGAAACGGTCACGGAATCGGAGGTGATGAAATTCGCCGCCGGCGGCTTTCGCGATTTCACCCGCATCGCCGCCTCCGATCCGACCATGTGGCGCGACATCTTCCTCACCAATCGCGAAGCGGTTCTGGAGATGCTCGCGCGCTTCAACGAGGATCTGACGGCCCTGCAGCGGGCGATCCGCTGGGGCGACGGCGACACGCTCTTCGATCTCTTCACGCGCACCCGTGCAATCCGCCGCGGCATCATCGAGGCCGGGCAGGAAACGGCCGATCCGGATTTCGGCCGCCAGAAAAAAGTCTGA
- the hisC gene encoding histidinol-phosphate transaminase, with protein sequence MSTKALTPRKGVLDIAAYVPGDSGDGGRETFKLSSNETPLGPSPAAVEAFRSLAGDLHLYPDGSARKLREAIAATHGLNPDRILCGNGSDEILTLAAQTFLSPGDEAIYPQYGFLVYRIAILSAGATPVVAPEKDLTVDVDAILACVTEKTRLVYLANPSNPTGTYLPFSEIRRLQRGLPANVLLVLDAAYAEYVRRNDYESGIELAGEAPNVLMTRTFSKIYGLAALRIGWAYGPAPVIELLNRTRGPFNVSAPSLAAGAAAMADRAHVETAIAHNEKWLPWVSEELEKLGLSVTPSAGNFILIHFPDTAEKNAEAADKALRAEGCILRRVAGYGLPNALRMSIGTEAANRKVVDVLTRFFA encoded by the coding sequence ATGAGCACCAAGGCTCTCACGCCCCGCAAAGGCGTCCTCGATATCGCCGCCTATGTGCCGGGCGATAGCGGGGATGGCGGCCGGGAGACGTTCAAACTCTCCTCCAACGAAACCCCGCTTGGCCCGAGCCCGGCGGCGGTGGAAGCGTTTCGTTCGCTCGCCGGCGACCTGCATCTTTATCCCGACGGCTCGGCCCGCAAGCTGCGCGAGGCGATCGCCGCCACTCATGGTCTCAATCCCGACCGCATCCTCTGCGGCAACGGCTCCGACGAGATCCTGACGCTTGCCGCCCAGACATTCCTCTCGCCGGGCGACGAGGCGATCTATCCGCAGTACGGATTTCTCGTCTACCGCATCGCCATCCTGTCGGCCGGCGCAACGCCGGTCGTGGCGCCGGAAAAAGACCTCACCGTCGACGTCGATGCGATCCTCGCCTGCGTCACGGAGAAGACGCGGCTCGTCTATCTCGCCAATCCGAGCAACCCGACGGGCACCTATCTGCCCTTCTCGGAGATCCGCCGCCTGCAGCGCGGCCTCCCGGCGAACGTCCTTCTCGTCCTCGATGCTGCCTATGCCGAATATGTCCGGCGCAACGATTACGAGAGCGGCATCGAGCTGGCCGGCGAAGCGCCGAACGTCCTGATGACGCGCACCTTCTCCAAGATCTACGGGCTCGCCGCGCTCAGGATCGGCTGGGCCTATGGTCCGGCCCCGGTCATCGAGCTCCTCAACCGCACGCGCGGCCCCTTCAACGTGTCGGCGCCCTCGCTTGCCGCCGGTGCGGCGGCGATGGCCGACCGCGCCCATGTCGAGACGGCGATCGCCCACAACGAAAAATGGCTGCCCTGGGTGAGCGAAGAGCTTGAAAAGCTGGGCCTGTCAGTGACGCCGAGCGCCGGCAATTTCATCCTCATCCACTTCCCTGACACTGCGGAAAAGAATGCCGAAGCCGCCGATAAGGCTCTGCGGGCCGAAGGCTGCATTCTGCGCCGGGTGGCGGGCTATGGTCTTCCCAACGCATTGCGCATGAGCATCGGCACGGAAGCGGCCAACCGCAAGGTGGTGGACGTGCTCACCCGCTTCTTTGCCTGA
- a CDS encoding chorismate mutase, which yields MSAMAPDALAKIRQRIDDIDEEVHRLLIERSAVIDELIHIKGTSAPGAAFRPDREAHMMRALVMRHEGILPLATVEHIWREVISTFTAMQAPFRILIGQSTDPAALQDLVRFQFGFSVPAEAAASDADALAALRRDGDLIAILSPHSPGRWWRDFDGEDLQIFARLPFIIAPNHPVQAEAYVAGPKLSVPPEADIRLWRMEATGAFEKTLSAFNARIVTREDDEILVEISGAISHAALCAEAAKRGATFSEPVELGSFAAPIHFVGQEEEQTEEDQV from the coding sequence ATGAGCGCCATGGCACCCGACGCGCTTGCCAAAATCCGCCAGCGTATCGACGACATCGACGAAGAGGTCCATCGCCTCCTGATCGAACGCAGCGCCGTGATCGACGAACTCATCCATATCAAGGGAACGAGCGCGCCGGGAGCGGCCTTCCGCCCCGACCGGGAAGCGCACATGATGCGGGCGCTCGTCATGCGTCACGAAGGCATTCTGCCGCTTGCGACCGTCGAGCACATCTGGCGCGAGGTGATCTCCACCTTCACCGCGATGCAGGCACCCTTCCGCATCTTGATCGGCCAGTCGACGGACCCCGCCGCCCTGCAGGATCTCGTGCGCTTTCAGTTCGGCTTTTCCGTGCCGGCAGAGGCGGCCGCGAGCGACGCCGACGCCCTTGCCGCTTTGCGCCGCGACGGCGATCTCATCGCGATCTTGTCTCCCCACTCGCCCGGACGCTGGTGGCGAGATTTCGACGGCGAGGATCTGCAGATCTTCGCGCGTCTGCCCTTCATCATCGCTCCGAACCATCCCGTCCAGGCCGAAGCCTATGTCGCCGGCCCCAAGCTTTCCGTGCCGCCGGAGGCCGATATTCGGCTTTGGCGCATGGAGGCGACGGGGGCTTTCGAAAAAACTCTGTCCGCGTTCAACGCCCGCATCGTCACGCGCGAAGACGACGAGATCCTCGTCGAAATTTCGGGCGCGATCTCCCACGCCGCTTTGTGCGCGGAAGCTGCAAAACGCGGCGCGACCTTTTCCGAGCCCGTGGAGCTCGGCTCCTTCGCCGCACCGATCCATTTCGTCGGCCAGGAGGAAGAACAGACGGAAGAAGACCAGGTATGA
- the metX gene encoding homoserine O-acetyltransferase MetX, whose amino-acid sequence MDAGVPNHATAAARQVDCPSSLCMAFAETLALDGGDALPSFQIAYQVYGTLNADKSNAILVCHALTGDQHVANEHPVTGKAGWWSLMVGPGRPIDTDRYFVICANVLGGCMGSTGPASSNPANGEPYALDLPVITVRDMVRAQARLVDELGIEKLFAVVGGSMGGMQVLQWAVSYPERVFAAIPIATAPRHTSQNIGFNEVGRQAVMADPDWCGGKYLTLGKRPAKGLAVARMAAHITYLSESALHHKFGRHLQDREALTFGFDADFQIESYLRHQGMTFVERFDANSYLYLTRAMDYFDLAKDYRGRLADAFRGATSRFCVISFSSDWLFPTAENRSIVHSLNASGANVSFVEVETDRGHDAFLLDEPELFRTVSGFLRGAARVRGLAE is encoded by the coding sequence ATGGATGCCGGTGTGCCAAATCACGCCACCGCCGCTGCCCGGCAGGTGGATTGCCCTTCAAGCCTCTGCATGGCTTTTGCGGAGACCCTTGCGCTCGACGGCGGCGATGCGCTGCCGAGCTTTCAGATCGCCTATCAGGTCTACGGGACGCTCAACGCCGACAAATCGAACGCCATTCTGGTCTGCCATGCGCTGACCGGCGATCAGCATGTCGCCAACGAGCATCCGGTGACCGGCAAGGCCGGCTGGTGGTCCTTGATGGTGGGGCCGGGCCGGCCGATCGACACGGACCGCTATTTCGTCATCTGCGCAAATGTGCTCGGCGGCTGCATGGGTTCGACGGGACCCGCCTCGTCGAATCCTGCGAACGGCGAGCCCTATGCGCTCGATCTGCCGGTCATCACCGTGCGCGACATGGTGCGGGCGCAGGCGCGGCTCGTCGACGAGCTCGGCATCGAGAAATTGTTTGCGGTGGTCGGCGGCTCGATGGGCGGCATGCAGGTCCTGCAATGGGCCGTCAGCTATCCCGAGCGCGTCTTCGCCGCGATCCCGATCGCGACCGCGCCGCGCCACACCTCGCAGAATATCGGTTTCAACGAAGTCGGCCGGCAGGCGGTGATGGCCGATCCCGATTGGTGCGGCGGCAAATATCTGACGCTCGGCAAGCGGCCGGCGAAGGGACTCGCCGTGGCGCGCATGGCGGCGCACATCACCTATCTGTCGGAGAGCGCGCTGCACCACAAATTCGGCCGGCATCTGCAGGACCGCGAGGCGCTGACTTTCGGCTTCGATGCCGATTTCCAGATCGAATCCTATCTGCGCCACCAGGGGATGACCTTCGTCGAGCGCTTCGACGCGAACTCCTATCTCTATCTGACGCGGGCGATGGATTATTTCGACCTGGCCAAGGATTATCGCGGGCGGCTGGCGGATGCTTTCCGGGGGGCCACGTCGCGCTTTTGCGTGATCTCCTTCAGCAGCGACTGGCTGTTTCCGACGGCCGAGAACCGTTCGATCGTGCATTCGCTCAATGCGTCGGGTGCCAATGTCTCCTTCGTGGAGGTGGAGACGGATCGCGGCCACGACGCCTTCCTGCTCGACGAGCCGGAGCTGTTTCGCACCGTCTCCGGCTTTCTGCGCGGTGCAGCACGGGTCAGGGGGCTGGCGGAATGA
- the metW gene encoding methionine biosynthesis protein MetW — protein MSEMQLATMAADPDRVDLRVIAGFVSPGSRVLDVGCGDGALLKLLAQEKGVDGRGIELSQRGVNQAVAEGLSVIQGDADRDLETYPDGAFDFAILSQTLQATRNPRTVVENLLRIGRRAIVSFPNFGNWRIRSQFMVWGRMPITSNLPYSWYDTPNIHFCTIKDFLTLTGEIDATIEDAVCLYGEGKRMTQTAPWTIWNLFGEQAVFVLSRG, from the coding sequence ATGAGCGAGATGCAATTGGCGACCATGGCGGCGGATCCGGACCGCGTCGATCTGCGTGTCATCGCCGGCTTCGTCAGTCCCGGTTCGCGGGTTCTCGATGTCGGCTGCGGCGACGGGGCGCTTCTGAAGCTCCTCGCCCAGGAAAAGGGCGTCGACGGACGCGGCATCGAATTGTCGCAAAGGGGCGTGAACCAGGCGGTGGCCGAGGGGCTTTCCGTGATCCAGGGCGATGCGGACCGTGATCTCGAAACCTATCCGGACGGCGCCTTCGATTTTGCCATTCTGAGCCAGACGCTGCAGGCAACGCGCAATCCGCGCACGGTCGTGGAAAATCTTCTGCGCATCGGCCGGCGGGCGATCGTGTCGTTCCCGAATTTCGGCAATTGGCGCATCCGCAGCCAATTCATGGTCTGGGGACGCATGCCGATCACCTCCAACCTGCCCTACAGCTGGTACGACACGCCGAATATCCATTTCTGCACGATCAAGGATTTTCTCACCCTGACGGGCGAGATCGATGCCACGATCGAGGACGCGGTCTGTCTCTATGGGGAGGGCAAGCGGATGACGCAGACGGCTCCCTGGACGATCTGGAACCTGTTCGGCGAACAGGCCGTCTTCGTTTTGAGCCGCGGCTAG
- a CDS encoding class I SAM-dependent methyltransferase, giving the protein MHLDVVDLREFYASLLGRMVTRHVRESMHRLINVGPSDRVLGLGFATPYLGPQLGRAERVFAFMPAPQGVMEWPCASRSATALVEETCLPLPDAAIDLAILVHALETSSQPPELMAEMRRVLTNNGRVFIVVPNRQGAWARVETSPFGYGRPYSRGQLKSLLQETGFNVTAWTTALHMWPTQSRSLLSLSPAIEKLGRNLWPAFSGVTCVYAQKVVMPATTVKAKRAFRPALKPALQPGVGMIDAT; this is encoded by the coding sequence ATGCATCTTGACGTCGTCGATCTGCGCGAATTCTACGCAAGCCTTCTCGGCAGAATGGTGACGCGGCATGTGCGTGAAAGTATGCACCGGCTGATCAATGTCGGGCCGAGCGACCGTGTCCTCGGCCTCGGCTTCGCCACCCCCTATCTCGGCCCCCAGCTCGGCCGTGCCGAACGCGTCTTCGCCTTCATGCCGGCGCCGCAGGGCGTCATGGAATGGCCCTGCGCCAGCCGTTCGGCGACGGCCCTCGTGGAAGAGACCTGCCTGCCTCTGCCCGATGCCGCCATCGATCTTGCGATTCTCGTCCATGCGCTCGAAACGTCGTCGCAACCGCCGGAATTGATGGCGGAGATGCGCCGTGTTCTCACCAACAACGGTCGCGTCTTCATCGTCGTTCCCAATCGCCAGGGCGCCTGGGCGCGCGTCGAGACCTCACCCTTCGGTTATGGCCGCCCCTATTCGCGCGGCCAGCTGAAATCTCTTCTGCAGGAGACCGGCTTCAACGTCACCGCCTGGACGACTGCGCTCCATATGTGGCCGACGCAGAGCCGCTCGCTTCTCAGCCTGTCGCCCGCCATCGAAAAACTCGGCCGCAATCTCTGGCCGGCTTTTTCCGGCGTCACCTGCGTCTATGCGCAAAAGGTGGTGATGCCGGCCACCACGGTGAAGGCGAAACGGGCGTTCCGCCCGGCGCTGAAGCCGGCGCTTCAACCGGGCGTCGGGATGATCGACGCGACCTGA